TACATAATTTCCATTTTCAAGAATAATCTGTTTCATCTGCTCATAATACTGCGTTAATTGCAGCTTTTCATCCGCTGCTGCAATATTTTTGTCATGAAATACTTCAAATCCCAAGATAAAATGGTGTACGGCCCCATCACGACTGGCATCATAAAAAATAACAGTTAATCTTCCATGTAATGGGGAATCTCCCTTTCTATATTGATATGAAATTTCATGAACAAAATTTTTATTTGTAAGATGTTCTTTCAGATAATCAATCTGAAGCTGCGTCCATATAGTCTTTCGTGTAGAGTCAGTAGCCAGTTTACGAACAATTTGTTCTACCGCTCCGGAATAGCTTCCATTTTCTGCAAGAAAAAATTCACTACTGGCACGTAAAGTACGATACTTGTCCATAAATGCATCACAATAAAGGCAATCAGAAAAATGATATCCCATATCCTTTACCTTTGCTAATAAAGACTGGTTAATCCTTTTTTCTTCCGCTGCCTCTTCCATTTTGGCACGATTCTTATCAATATACATATTTTTATCGGCATAACGGAATAATTCCCTCATCGTAGCCTGCTCAAAATCCTGTGACAGGGCATAACCAACAGCATAACTGATCGGCATTTCCGGATGTTCCTTTGAATACGTTTCTGTTTGCTTCCGAATATTTAAAAGACATTTCTCTACATGAGCACGAGTAACCCCGTTTAAAACAACAATAAATTCATCACCACCATCGCGGCCTACAAAATACTCATCCGAGACAGCAATGCGAAGCTGTTTAGCAAAAGAATAAATATATTCGTCTCCTTTATCATGCCCCAGAGTATTGTTAATATTGCGAAGATTATTCAGATCAAACACACAAACTGCCACAGCATCTTCGGTAGTTAACAATTTCGGTTTATTAAGAATCTCCTCACATTTATTTTTATTCGGAAGACCAGTTGCCTCATCAAGATATACCTTACTTTGCAAAATGCGGTTTTGTGCTGCATAACGTAATGCCTTCACAAGCTCAATGGCAATGATAATAATAAGACCTCCAATATCAACGAAAACAATCTGCTCTAATCTGTTAAGAGCAGTTGCCTTCCTTTGAGAGTACGCTTCAGCAAGTCCGGTTGCCTCATCACATATATTAAAAAAAGTCTCGCTCATCTCAATAATATTTGTATTCTCATATCCTTTTTCACGAATGAGAAGAATCTCTTTACATAATTTTTCAAAATATCTGTTAAGTTCATTCATTTTAACTTGAAAAGCAGCATCATCCAATCGGACAAGTTTCAATTCATCACTGCCATAACGTAATCCTTTAATATAGGAAGAAACACTTTCAATCATCTCATCATGAGGCTGTCCGGCATTCTCAAGCTTTATAATACGCTGTGTTTTACCACGCACCAATCCCGCATAATTAACAACCCTTGCTGTCCCCTGAATCTGTCCTACCAGTAACATAATGCAAAAAAACAATATAATTAAAACTGTTGTTAAAAGAATCATACAGCTACGGGTAATATATGATAATTTCTTTGAATTTAAAACTTTTTTCATGTTTAAGCACTCCACAATCTTGCAATTTATTTTATACAAAACAATCCTATGGCTATTATATAGGTAGCCATAATATCTGTCAATTATAGTGAAGAAAGCTTTTTGAAAGAACTATTTATAATGGATATTCTAAAATATGGAAGTGAAAAAATATATAGACAAGTTCGTGACAACAGTGTATGATTTTTATTTATATGAAACAGATAATTATAATACATAACCAGAAAGGAACGATTACTTATGAAATTGTTGATTGATGATGCACATATTGACCTTATTAAAAAAATCTGCGATTACTATCCTGTAGATGGAGTAACAACAAATCCATCTATTTTAGCTAAAAGCGGAAGACAGCCGTTTGAAGTATTAAAAGAAATTCGTAGTTTTATTGGGAAAGATACAGAACTTCATGTGCAGGTTGTAGCGAAAAATGCGGAAGGTATGGTTGAAGATGCCCACCGCATCGTAAAAGAATTAGGAGCAAATACTTATGTAAAAGTTCCGTCTGTTCCAGAAGGCTTCAAAGCAATGAAAATTCTCGTTAAGGGAAATATCAATATCACAGCTACTGCTATTTACACCCCAATGCAGGCATTCCTCGCTGCTAAATGTGGCGCATCTTACGCAGCTCCATATGTAAATCGTATTGATAATATGGGATTCAATGGGATTCAGGTTACGAAACAAATCCATGATATTTTTAAAAATAATAATTTAAAAACAGAAGTTCTTGCTGCAAGCTTTAAAAATTCACAGCAGGTTCTTGAATTATGTGAATATGGAATCGGAGCTTCTACTATTGCTCCGGACATCATTGAAGGACTTGTTAAGAATCAGGCCATCACTTCCGCAGTTGATGATTTCATAAAAGACTTTGAAGCATTAACTGGAGAAGGAAAAACAATGAGTAATTATGATCTTTATTAAATAGAATATTGTAAGAAAATAAAAACTTCAAGTCATAGGAA
This Anaerobutyricum hallii DNA region includes the following protein-coding sequences:
- a CDS encoding fructose-6-phosphate aldolase, which codes for MKLLIDDAHIDLIKKICDYYPVDGVTTNPSILAKSGRQPFEVLKEIRSFIGKDTELHVQVVAKNAEGMVEDAHRIVKELGANTYVKVPSVPEGFKAMKILVKGNINITATAIYTPMQAFLAAKCGASYAAPYVNRIDNMGFNGIQVTKQIHDIFKNNNLKTEVLAASFKNSQQVLELCEYGIGASTIAPDIIEGLVKNQAITSAVDDFIKDFEALTGEGKTMSNYDLY